The window CAGAGGGCTGAATCTTCAAGTAAGTGATTCCGATAAGATTAAACATACAGCATATGAAACTGGGATGCCGCGTGACCAATGGAACGCATGCGTATGGGACTGGAACGACTTCGAAAAAGGAGCAGGGAAAATCAGGATGAGAATCGACAAAATTCAATTTCCCAAAAAATCAGAAGAGTTTGTGAGTTTAATCAATAGCATGCTGTGAAAATATTGAGTGCCTAGTAAAAAAAGTGGGCAGAGCCCGATTAATCAACTCGTTTGTCACCTCCTCCAATCCCCAATCCCCAACCGCCACCGTAAACATAAAGCTCAGAAATGCAACAAACCCGCCCCTTCCCCCGAAGGGCTGTCCCCCTCCATCCTCTTCAATTATCCCCGACAAATACCCAATCCCCCACAACAAGTAAATTAGGGTCAGAGTCTGATTAATTACGCACCCTCACCGGTCAAAGCGTTCCGTCACCTCTGTCACGCTTTATTGATTTTCGTAGGATAATCAATTAAGATAGAAGAATATCTTCGGAGAATCAATCACGTTTGACCATATGATTCTTTCAACAACACGGGGCCATGATATGAGGAAATCGACAGCAAAGAAAGAACTCCTGGTTACCAGGGCATTACTGAAGCAGGAAATTGACAGGGTGCGGGAAGAACACTTAACCGCATTGTACAATATTATTAAAGTATTTGAATTTCCTGCCGGAACCTTGATTTCCGATGCGAAGGACGGTACGGCGGACACAGCTGTGGCATCAGATGGACTGAATTGGGAAAAATTTATTCAGAAGACCTACGGATGCTTAAAAGATGATCCGATTAAACGCAGCAGCCAAGGCGAGTTTGAAGTGCGCGAGGGTATAGAATGAAGTATCTCCTTGATACCAATGTCTGCATCAGGTATCTGAACGGAAGATCGGAAAATATCCGAAAAAATATAGCGACCAAAAGACCGCAGGATATTTTTCTCTGCTCAATTGTCAAAGCCGAGTTATTTTACGGGTCCATGAAAAGCGATTTCCCGGATAAGAATCTGGCCCGACAGAAAAACTTTGTCGATCACTTCATTTCGCTTTCTTTTGACGACAAAGCGGCTGAAATTTATGGTCAAGTTCGTTCTCAGTTGGAAAAAGCAGGTATCCCGATAGGCCCCAATGATCTGCTGATTGCCGCAATTGCCTTATCCAACGACCTGACCCTTGCAACTGCCAACATACGGGAATTTACACGGGTTGAAAACTTGGTTTGCGAAGACTGGGAAGCTGTCATTCCTTCAGCTGGTTGAAATCAACAGGTATTGATATGGTATTCCGCCGTGCAGGCCTCCTCACCTGCACCCGCTCTCTTTTTCGATCAAGAAAAACGACCTTGCATCATATTGGATGGTCGCCCTGTTGAGTGTTGCTACAGATAAAGAAGGCAATAATTAACCAGGCATCACCTATCTAGCTGTTTATATGATCATCGCTCAATTTTACGCCCTTTTCCTTGCCTTTCGCGACAAATAACGACATGATGAGTGTCGCAATATGTCGCTATTTAGTAGGGCAATTCGTCTCCCAACGTTAAACGAAGGAAATAAAGATGGCAAAAACTGAGCTGACCCGGCAACAGAAAAAAGTTCTGGGAATTTTAGCCGACAATCCACAGGGTGTCGATGTCAGGCAAATTATACAGAGCTTGCAAGCCCCTCCCCACAAACGAACAGTTCAACGCTGGCTAACGGCACTGGCTGCTGAAGGACACATATCCGTTGTCGGTAAGGGCCGAGCCACGCTCTACAGACTGCCTGCAAACCAGCATGACAAGCTGATAACTCCCACAGATGATACGGCCAGGGAAGATTATGAGCGTTATATTCCCATCTCCAGAGAAGGCCGGGAAATTATGGCCTATGTTCGACAAAGCCGCACAGGCCGAACTCCGGCAGGCTATGAACGGGGCTTTTTGAGTGATTACATTCCTGGCACAACAAGTTATCTGGACGATTCGCTCCGTGCCCATCTCTATCACATTGGTGAAACAGAAGAACAGCAACACCCTGCGGGCACCTATGGCCGCGCGATTTTAAGCCGATTGCTGATTGACCTGTCCTGGGCCTCCAGCCGCCTGGAGGGGAACACCTACTCCCGGCTCGACACAGAACGCCTCATTGAACTGGGCCAATACGCTGAAGGCAAGGGTGCCCAGGAAGCACAAATGATCCTCAACCACAAAGCGGCAATCGAACTTCTTATTGATGGCGCTGAGGACATTGGCTTTGACAGGTATACCTTTCTCAGTCTCCACGGACTGTTGTCAGAAAACCTGATGCCTGACCCGGAAAGCAGTGGACGATTGCGCTGGCGCCCCGTACATATCGGCGGTTCAGTGTATGTGCCGCTTGCAATGCCGCAACTCATAGAAGAATGTTTCCGGGAAATCATCGATAAGGCAGCGACAATCAAAGATCCTTTTGAGCAGGCATTTTTTATTATGGTGCAACTGCCCTATCTACAGCCTTTTGAGGATGTCAACAAAAGAGTATCCCGGCTCGGTGCAAATATCTCACTCATCAAAAACAACCTTTGTCCACTGACTTTTCTGGATGTGCCTGAACGCGCCTATATTGACGCCCAATTGGGAGTCTATGAAATGAATCGGCATGAACTGCTGCGTGACCTCTTTATATGGGCCTACGAACGCTCAGCAAATGAGTACAATGCGGTCAGGAAAAGTTTGGCAGATCCAGACCCGCTCAGGCTGCGTTATAGAAAAGAGATGCACGAACTTATAGGTGACATAGTCCGAGATTGTCGCCTGGATGCTGAAGCGGTCATCAGCAGTTATGCTGACAGGCGACTTGCTCAGGCAGACCGGCTGGCTTTTGTGGAAATGGTAAAAAAAGAAATCAGCTGTCTACATATGGGAATCATTGCCCGTTACCGCATCCGACCTGCGGAGTTTGCTGCCTGGCAGAAGAGTAAAGAAAGATTGTTCTGAACGAAATCCCGCACACGAAACAATGCAATATCATACAGCCCATCCTTCAGCTTTGTTATGATCTCTCTGTCTAACTGATGATCAGCGATGATCAGAAAATCCCGGTCAGAATCCTGCCGGGTTGCATTGGCGGGCACGGGAACCGTGCAGAATGACTTTCGCATCAGGCAGCAGACGATGCGCCTCCCCCCGCACCTGATGCAGGACCTTGACCTGATTAACCAAATAAGTTACCATGAGAATATGGAAAAATGCCCCACACATGAGATGAAACCGGAGAAGAACGTCATGGTTACAGTGTACAGACAGGAAATCGCGGAATGGCTTCTGATGGAATACCATGTCGCTCTGCATACAGTAGCGAGAAAATGAAATGAAAACCGATCTTCCTGCAATCAGAAAAAAATTGGCACAGCGTCTTCCCTTGCTGACAGCGCAATACAAAATTAAATCGCTGGCTCTGTTCGGTTCTTACGTTCGCCACGAGCAGAATGATGCCAGCGATCTGGATATTCTGATCGAATATCATGAAGTTCCTGACATAATCAGCTATATTGAGCTTGAAAACAGCATGTCCGATCTTCTGGGCATCAAGGTCGATCTGGTTATGAAAGACGGCCTGAAGCCGAGAATCGCCAAACGCATCTTGGCGGAAGCGGTCCAAGTATGAAGAAAATCCGGTATTACGAGGATTACCTTGAAGATATTGTTGAGCAAACAGCCTTAGTCCGCCGTTTCATCAGCGGCATGACTTATGAGCAGTTCAGTGCGGATGAGAAAACTGTCTATGCCGTGATTCGGGCTATTGAAATAATCGGCGAGGCGAC is drawn from Candidatus Electrothrix rattekaaiensis and contains these coding sequences:
- a CDS encoding type II toxin-antitoxin system VapC family toxin, whose amino-acid sequence is MKYLLDTNVCIRYLNGRSENIRKNIATKRPQDIFLCSIVKAELFYGSMKSDFPDKNLARQKNFVDHFISLSFDDKAAEIYGQVRSQLEKAGIPIGPNDLLIAAIALSNDLTLATANIREFTRVENLVCEDWEAVIPSAG
- a CDS encoding Fic family protein, which encodes MAKTELTRQQKKVLGILADNPQGVDVRQIIQSLQAPPHKRTVQRWLTALAAEGHISVVGKGRATLYRLPANQHDKLITPTDDTAREDYERYIPISREGREIMAYVRQSRTGRTPAGYERGFLSDYIPGTTSYLDDSLRAHLYHIGETEEQQHPAGTYGRAILSRLLIDLSWASSRLEGNTYSRLDTERLIELGQYAEGKGAQEAQMILNHKAAIELLIDGAEDIGFDRYTFLSLHGLLSENLMPDPESSGRLRWRPVHIGGSVYVPLAMPQLIEECFREIIDKAATIKDPFEQAFFIMVQLPYLQPFEDVNKRVSRLGANISLIKNNLCPLTFLDVPERAYIDAQLGVYEMNRHELLRDLFIWAYERSANEYNAVRKSLADPDPLRLRYRKEMHELIGDIVRDCRLDAEAVISSYADRRLAQADRLAFVEMVKKEISCLHMGIIARYRIRPAEFAAWQKSKERLF
- a CDS encoding nucleotidyltransferase family protein, coding for MKTDLPAIRKKLAQRLPLLTAQYKIKSLALFGSYVRHEQNDASDLDILIEYHEVPDIISYIELENSMSDLLGIKVDLVMKDGLKPRIAKRILAEAVQV